A region of Streptomyces sp. WMMC500 DNA encodes the following proteins:
- a CDS encoding metallophosphoesterase has translation MLLLVAGAHWYVWRRLVRDTMRRGGWPRRLATSAVVLLPLMAVATLASERAGAPMVVQRTLAWPGLMWLALLLYLLLALAVGEVVRPVLLRVLERRARGREQGAAGGAGAAAPVAEAEREAAVAALAQQVAATEAADGEPVAGGGGAGATGATGPLRLEPVTGLVDAGSTAGAGSAAGPGGGREAGGAAGSGGSGGVEGAGGVADRAASDDRPGAVDSAASDGLSGRPGPRTAADVSRRLFVARTVAIGATAVAAGTVAYGAYGVLGRAPRVKNVTVPLAKLPASADGYRIAVVSDIHLGPVLGRGHTQRIVDTINAQRPDLVAIVGDLVDGSVDHLGNAAEPLGQLEARDGSYFVTGNHEYFAGADGAAEWLDHLRELGLHPLENARTELAGFDLAGVNDVSGEDVGRAPDFARALGDRDTSRASVLMAHQPVMIHDAVDHGVDLQLSGHTHGGQMWPATYVAQAANPTLAGLERYGDTQLYVTRGAGAWGPPVRVGAPSDITLVRLASPRA, from the coding sequence ATGCTGCTGCTCGTCGCCGGGGCGCACTGGTACGTGTGGCGGCGGCTGGTCCGCGACACCATGCGGCGCGGCGGCTGGCCGCGGCGGCTGGCGACGTCGGCGGTGGTGCTGCTGCCGCTGATGGCCGTCGCGACCCTGGCCTCGGAGCGGGCCGGGGCGCCGATGGTCGTGCAGCGGACGCTGGCGTGGCCCGGGCTGATGTGGCTGGCGCTGCTGCTGTATCTGCTGCTGGCGCTGGCGGTGGGCGAAGTGGTGCGGCCGGTGCTGCTGCGGGTGCTGGAGCGGCGGGCGCGGGGCCGGGAGCAGGGTGCCGCCGGTGGTGCGGGCGCAGCCGCGCCGGTGGCGGAGGCGGAGCGCGAGGCGGCCGTCGCCGCCCTCGCGCAGCAGGTGGCGGCGACGGAGGCGGCGGACGGCGAGCCGGTCGCGGGCGGTGGCGGTGCGGGGGCGACGGGCGCCACGGGGCCCCTGCGGCTGGAGCCGGTCACCGGGCTCGTGGACGCCGGCAGCACGGCGGGAGCGGGTAGTGCGGCGGGACCGGGCGGCGGGCGGGAGGCCGGTGGGGCAGCGGGCTCCGGCGGTTCCGGCGGCGTGGAGGGGGCTGGTGGTGTCGCGGACCGCGCCGCGTCGGACGACCGGCCCGGCGCCGTGGATTCCGCTGCCTCCGACGGGCTCTCCGGCCGCCCCGGCCCCCGGACCGCCGCCGACGTGTCGCGGCGGCTCTTCGTCGCCCGTACCGTCGCGATCGGCGCCACCGCCGTCGCCGCCGGGACCGTCGCGTACGGGGCGTACGGCGTGCTCGGCCGCGCGCCCAGGGTGAAGAACGTCACCGTCCCGCTGGCCAAGTTGCCCGCGTCCGCCGACGGCTACCGCATCGCCGTCGTCAGCGACATCCACCTGGGCCCCGTCCTCGGCCGCGGGCACACCCAGCGGATCGTCGACACCATCAACGCCCAGCGCCCCGACCTCGTCGCCATCGTCGGCGACCTCGTCGACGGCTCCGTCGACCACCTCGGCAACGCCGCGGAGCCGCTGGGGCAGTTGGAGGCACGCGACGGGTCGTACTTCGTCACCGGCAACCACGAGTACTTCGCCGGCGCCGACGGCGCCGCCGAGTGGCTCGACCACCTCCGCGAACTCGGCCTGCACCCGCTGGAGAACGCCCGCACCGAGCTGGCCGGCTTCGACCTCGCCGGCGTCAACGACGTCTCCGGCGAGGACGTCGGCCGGGCCCCGGACTTCGCGCGCGCACTCGGCGACCGCGACACCTCCCGCGCCTCGGTGCTCATGGCGCACCAGCCGGTCATGATCCACGACGCGGTGGACCACGGCGTCGACCTGCAGTTGTCCGGCCACACGCACGGCGGGCAAATGTGGCCCGCCACGTACGTCGCCCAGGCGGCGAACCCGACGCTGGCCGGTCTTGAGCGGTACGGGGACACGCAGTTGTACGTCACGCGCGGCGCGGGGGCATGGGGTCCGCCCGTACGCGTGGGGGCGCCCTCGGACATCACGCTGGTGCGGCTGGCGTCACCCCGGGCGTGA
- a CDS encoding PLP-dependent aminotransferase family protein — translation MADSWATSPQLRDFHRSLDLHVEVRAGTRGAGAALIRSLRDAVRTGRLAPGTRLPSSRALAADLGVARNTVADAYAELVAEGWLTARQGSGTRVAARSEPRRARAGARARARANEPPPHALDRQATYNLLPGAPDVARFPRAAWAAAARRALTAAPSAAFGHQGPGGRVELRRALAGYLARVRGVYAEPERIAVCAGFTGGLGLLAEVLRAEGARRVAVEPYGLGLHRRLLTEAGLRTVPLPYDDEGIATAALPATGAGAALLTPAHQFPTGVPLAPERRAAAVDWARATGGVVLDDDYDGEFRYDRQPVGALQSLDPEHVVHLGTVSKSLSPALRLGWMVLPERLLRGVHAVQSLSRTPPGVVDQLTLAEFLDSGGYDRHVRAARQRYRRRRDRLVAELARRAPRARVTGIAAGLHAVVRLPPGTERGVLARAAREGLAVARLGAYEYGSAAWEEGGDFTAPAPAEEAPGAQGEALVVGYGTPPDHLYPGALGALCRVLEAET, via the coding sequence ATGGCGGATTCATGGGCCACTTCACCGCAGCTCCGGGACTTCCACCGCTCCCTCGACCTGCACGTCGAGGTGCGCGCCGGCACCCGCGGCGCCGGCGCCGCGCTGATCAGGTCGCTGCGCGACGCGGTACGCACCGGCCGGCTCGCGCCCGGCACCCGGCTGCCGTCGTCCCGGGCGCTCGCCGCCGACCTGGGTGTGGCGCGCAACACGGTCGCCGACGCGTACGCCGAGCTGGTCGCCGAGGGCTGGCTCACCGCCCGGCAGGGCTCCGGCACCCGCGTCGCGGCCCGCAGCGAGCCCCGCCGGGCCAGGGCCGGGGCGCGGGCCCGGGCCCGGGCGAACGAGCCGCCGCCGCACGCGCTCGACCGGCAGGCGACGTACAACCTCCTGCCCGGCGCCCCCGACGTGGCCCGCTTCCCCCGGGCCGCGTGGGCCGCCGCCGCGCGGCGGGCGCTGACGGCGGCGCCCTCGGCGGCGTTCGGGCACCAGGGGCCGGGCGGGCGGGTGGAGCTGCGGCGTGCGCTGGCCGGGTATCTGGCGCGGGTGCGCGGGGTGTACGCGGAGCCGGAGCGGATCGCGGTCTGCGCCGGGTTCACCGGCGGGCTGGGGCTGCTGGCGGAGGTGCTGAGGGCCGAGGGCGCACGGCGCGTCGCGGTCGAGCCGTACGGGCTCGGACTGCACCGCCGCCTCCTCACCGAGGCCGGGCTGCGGACGGTGCCGCTGCCGTACGACGACGAGGGCATCGCCACCGCCGCGCTGCCCGCGACCGGCGCGGGCGCCGCGCTCCTCACCCCGGCGCACCAGTTCCCCACCGGCGTCCCCCTCGCCCCGGAGCGGCGCGCGGCGGCCGTCGACTGGGCGCGGGCGACGGGCGGGGTGGTGCTGGACGACGACTACGACGGCGAGTTCCGCTACGACCGGCAGCCGGTGGGGGCGCTGCAGTCCCTCGACCCGGAGCACGTGGTGCACCTGGGCACGGTCAGCAAGAGCCTGTCGCCCGCGCTGCGGCTGGGCTGGATGGTGCTGCCGGAGCGGCTGCTGCGCGGGGTGCACGCGGTGCAGTCGCTGAGCCGTACGCCGCCGGGGGTGGTGGACCAGCTCACGCTCGCGGAGTTCCTCGACTCCGGCGGCTACGACCGCCACGTACGCGCGGCCCGCCAGCGCTACCGCCGCCGCCGCGACCGCCTCGTCGCCGAGCTGGCCCGGCGGGCGCCCCGGGCGCGGGTGACCGGGATAGCGGCGGGCCTGCACGCCGTCGTACGGCTCCCGCCGGGCACCGAGCGCGGGGTGCTGGCGCGGGCGGCGCGCGAGGGGCTGGCGGTGGCCCGGCTGGGGGCGTACGAGTACGGCAGCGCGGCGTGGGAGGAGGGCGGCGACTTCACGGCCCCGGCCCCGGCGGAGGAGGCGCCGGGGGCGCAGGGAGAGGCGCTGGTGGTGGGGTACGGGACGCCGCCGGACCACCTGTACCCGGGAGCGCTGGGGGCGCTGTGCCGGGTGCTGGAGGCGGAGACGTAG
- a CDS encoding carboxymuconolactone decarboxylase family protein: MTQRLDIFSLAPDLYRALVRMEQAAKKDLDPVVFELVKLRASQINHCAFCIDMHSKDARAAGETEQRLYLLNAWEEVPHLYTEKEQAALALTEAVTVLTDGFVPDAVYERAAVHFDEQELARLIGVLTVINAWNRMAVTSRTKAGDYQPGQYEQQA; encoded by the coding sequence ATGACACAGCGTCTCGACATCTTCTCCCTCGCACCCGACCTCTACCGCGCCCTGGTCAGGATGGAACAGGCGGCCAAGAAGGATCTCGACCCGGTCGTCTTCGAGCTGGTGAAGCTCCGGGCGTCCCAGATCAACCACTGCGCGTTCTGCATCGACATGCACTCCAAGGACGCGCGCGCGGCCGGCGAGACCGAGCAGCGCCTGTACCTCCTGAACGCGTGGGAGGAGGTGCCGCATCTGTACACGGAGAAGGAGCAGGCGGCCCTGGCCCTGACCGAGGCGGTGACGGTGCTGACGGACGGGTTCGTCCCGGACGCGGTGTACGAGCGGGCGGCGGTGCACTTCGACGAGCAGGAGCTCGCGCGGCTGATCGGGGTGCTGACGGTGATCAACGCGTGGAACCGGATGGCCGTGACGAGCAGGACGAAGGCGGGGGACTACCAGCCGGGTCAGTACGAACAGCAGGCGTGA
- a CDS encoding PsbP-related protein has product MSAGSYWDEDTQQWLQGPAVPPPPATPPPPSAPPTPPPPLPDAPPVDEVRDAVPGEPPPRVPAPEVPDQPAGDETPDTAAGSPRDAEGGVRDAEVRPGEDEGAGAAAEIPPPAEGGVQDTVPAAGPGEGGASDPAARAPGEGEDAEPVRDRADSARELSAAGGTPAAGGTPAAGGTPAAGGTPAAAGADTPGSGRPAVVEAPGAGAADPVGATATPPEDETPGAASDAADPPRPDPGPEDEIPAAADGPRDRPPADAASDDRADETTGDGGDGPSDSSTTAVPAVPAAPREWWEDRTAEAPSAGPGWAAAAAADAPPWPSGAPGESADPGAGPPPSTAPGLPAGPGSLPPPATAPDWPGEPAAAAPPLTAPDWSGGPEVPPPPATAPDPGAERWPGAVPPPPGPVPAMPDLPTRSATPPPGPDYPAASGPDYPGAPVPAYPAAYGEAHGHGHPAAYDPYAAGHAAGHTPYPGFEPGGGYDRPPRRRGVVAAVVGLAVIVAGGLVAGGWLLFGGETDGDGEKAAKPQRGAAAEPKSPREDSAPPSASPSPSPSEPAVPPGYVLATEDGYSLAVPEDWQRRTDGVSVFYEEPFANGAFLQVYEVTEEVSPYEAVQIIEATKQNAEGYRRNDLADLGTAAEYDYSYTDEQLGPRRVLLHDRETADGRMYALLVSGPEADWPRQREIVDEMAESFCTEADCPVPGGV; this is encoded by the coding sequence ATGAGCGCCGGGTCGTACTGGGACGAGGACACGCAGCAGTGGCTGCAGGGACCCGCGGTCCCCCCACCTCCGGCGACGCCCCCGCCCCCGTCGGCACCGCCCACCCCACCGCCGCCGCTGCCGGACGCGCCCCCGGTGGACGAGGTGCGGGATGCCGTACCCGGCGAGCCGCCCCCGCGGGTGCCGGCCCCGGAGGTGCCGGATCAGCCCGCCGGAGACGAGACGCCCGACACCGCCGCGGGGTCCCCGCGGGATGCGGAGGGAGGGGTACGGGACGCGGAGGTCCGGCCGGGGGAGGACGAGGGCGCCGGTGCCGCCGCGGAGATTCCGCCGCCCGCGGAGGGCGGGGTACAGGACACGGTGCCGGCGGCGGGGCCCGGGGAGGGCGGAGCCTCGGACCCGGCGGCCCGGGCGCCCGGGGAGGGCGAGGACGCCGAGCCCGTTCGGGACCGGGCGGACTCGGCCCGAGAACTGTCCGCGGCCGGCGGCACCCCCGCGGCCGGTGGCACCCCCGCGGCCGGTGGCACCCCCGCGGCCGGCGGCACGCCCGCGGCGGCCGGCGCCGACACGCCGGGATCCGGCCGTCCCGCCGTGGTCGAGGCCCCCGGGGCAGGCGCGGCCGACCCGGTCGGCGCCACGGCCACGCCCCCGGAAGACGAGACTCCGGGGGCCGCCTCCGACGCGGCGGACCCGCCGCGGCCGGATCCGGGCCCGGAGGACGAGATCCCCGCCGCGGCGGACGGGCCCCGCGATCGCCCGCCCGCCGACGCCGCGTCTGACGACCGCGCCGACGAGACGACCGGAGACGGGGGCGACGGGCCGTCGGACTCATCGACCACGGCGGTGCCGGCGGTGCCGGCGGCGCCGCGGGAGTGGTGGGAGGACCGGACCGCCGAGGCGCCGTCCGCCGGGCCCGGCTGGGCCGCGGCAGCCGCGGCCGACGCGCCCCCGTGGCCCTCCGGGGCGCCCGGCGAATCGGCGGACCCCGGTGCCGGGCCACCGCCGTCCACGGCACCCGGCCTGCCCGCCGGCCCCGGCTCGTTGCCACCGCCCGCGACCGCGCCCGACTGGCCCGGGGAGCCCGCTGCCGCCGCACCACCGCTGACCGCGCCCGACTGGTCGGGAGGCCCCGAGGTGCCGCCGCCGCCCGCCACCGCGCCCGACCCGGGCGCGGAGCGGTGGCCCGGTGCGGTGCCTCCGCCGCCGGGCCCGGTGCCCGCCATGCCCGACCTGCCGACGCGGTCGGCCACCCCGCCGCCAGGACCCGACTACCCGGCGGCGTCCGGCCCCGACTACCCGGGGGCGCCCGTACCCGCGTACCCGGCGGCGTACGGAGAGGCCCACGGCCACGGCCACCCCGCCGCGTACGACCCCTACGCCGCCGGTCACGCCGCCGGCCACACCCCGTATCCCGGCTTCGAACCCGGCGGCGGGTACGACCGCCCGCCGCGGCGCCGCGGGGTGGTCGCGGCGGTGGTGGGGCTCGCAGTGATCGTCGCCGGCGGGCTCGTCGCCGGCGGCTGGCTGCTGTTCGGCGGAGAGACAGACGGCGACGGCGAGAAGGCGGCGAAGCCGCAACGCGGCGCCGCGGCGGAGCCGAAGTCGCCGAGGGAGGACTCCGCGCCGCCGTCCGCATCGCCGTCGCCGTCCCCCTCGGAGCCCGCCGTGCCGCCCGGCTACGTCCTCGCCACCGAGGACGGCTACTCCCTCGCCGTACCCGAGGACTGGCAGCGGCGTACCGACGGCGTCTCCGTCTTCTATGAAGAGCCGTTCGCAAACGGCGCGTTCCTCCAGGTCTACGAGGTGACCGAGGAGGTCAGCCCGTACGAGGCGGTGCAGATCATCGAAGCCACCAAGCAGAACGCCGAGGGCTACCGGCGCAACGACCTGGCGGACCTGGGCACCGCCGCGGAGTACGACTACTCGTACACCGACGAGCAACTCGGCCCGCGGCGCGTCCTGTTGCACGACCGCGAGACCGCGGACGGAAGGATGTACGCGCTCCTCGTCTCCGGCCCGGAGGCGGACTGGCCGCGGCAGCGGGAGATCGTCGACGAGATGGCGGAGTCGTTCTGCACGGAGGCGGACTGCCCGGTGCCCGGCGGGGTCTGA
- a CDS encoding malate dehydrogenase, which translates to MTRTPDSPVTVTVTGAAGQIGYALLFRIASGQLLGMDVPVKLRLLEITPALGAAEGTAMELDDCAFPLLRGIDISDDPNVAFAGANVALLVGARPRTKGMERGDLLEANGGIFKPQGKAINDHAADDIKVLVVGNPANTNALIARAAAPDVPAERFTAMTRLDHNRALSQLAKKTGAAVGDIRKLTIWGNHSATQYPDVFHAEIAGKNAAEVVGDEKWLADEFIPTVAKRGAAIIEARGASSAASAANAAVDHVYSWVNGTAQGDWVSMGIPSDGSYGVPEGLISSYPVTCADGAYEIVQGLEINEFSRTRIDASVQELAEEREAVRALGLI; encoded by the coding sequence ATGACCCGCACTCCCGACAGCCCCGTCACCGTCACCGTCACCGGCGCGGCCGGGCAGATCGGCTACGCGCTGCTCTTCCGTATCGCCTCCGGCCAGCTCCTCGGCATGGACGTGCCGGTCAAGCTGCGGCTGCTGGAGATCACCCCGGCCCTCGGCGCCGCCGAGGGCACCGCGATGGAGCTCGACGACTGCGCGTTCCCGCTGCTGCGCGGCATCGACATCAGCGACGACCCGAACGTCGCCTTCGCGGGCGCCAACGTCGCGCTGCTCGTCGGCGCCCGCCCGCGCACCAAGGGCATGGAGCGCGGCGACCTGCTGGAGGCGAACGGCGGCATCTTCAAGCCGCAGGGCAAGGCCATCAACGACCACGCCGCGGACGACATCAAGGTCCTGGTCGTCGGCAACCCCGCCAACACCAACGCGCTCATCGCCCGCGCCGCAGCCCCGGACGTGCCGGCCGAGCGGTTCACCGCGATGACCCGCCTCGACCACAACCGCGCGCTGTCGCAGCTCGCGAAGAAGACGGGCGCCGCGGTCGGCGACATCAGGAAGCTGACGATCTGGGGCAACCACTCCGCGACCCAGTACCCGGACGTCTTCCACGCCGAGATCGCCGGCAAGAACGCCGCCGAGGTCGTGGGCGACGAGAAGTGGCTGGCCGACGAGTTCATCCCGACCGTGGCCAAGCGCGGCGCGGCCATCATCGAGGCGCGCGGCGCCTCGTCGGCGGCGTCGGCGGCCAACGCCGCGGTGGACCACGTGTACTCGTGGGTCAACGGCACCGCGCAGGGCGACTGGGTGTCCATGGGCATCCCGTCGGACGGTTCGTACGGCGTGCCCGAGGGGCTGATCTCGTCGTACCCGGTGACCTGCGCGGATGGCGCGTACGAGATCGTGCAGGGGCTGGAGATCAACGAGTTCTCGCGGACCCGCATCGACGCCTCCGTGCAGGAGCTGGCGGAGGAGCGCGAAGCGGTACGCGCCCTCGGGCTGATCTGA